The Bacillus sp. F19 DNA segment AACATGCTGATGGATCGCCTCTAAAAAGATTGGATTCCCTTGAACAATCTCACCGCCAAGAATAATGACTTCCGGATTAAATAAATGGATATAATTAATGATTCCTGCAGCTAAATACGATACGACTTCATCTAAAATTTTCAGACATAGCTCGTCCCCCATATTTAAAGCTTTGATAAAAATAGCTGGAGTAATTTGGCTAATATCTTCCGGTACGAGTTCTTGGATCTTCGTTTGCTGTCCCCTTGTCATAATCGCGGATAAGATCTTCGAATAGATAGCCGGCCAGCGTACATAGCTCTCAAGGCAGCCTACATTTCCACACTCACATCTCACTCCGCTCCCCCGGTCAACCGTCGTATGACCCAATTCTCCAGAACTGCCTTTATGTCCCCGGTAAATTGAGCCGTTAATCATAAGTCCTGATCCTAGGCCGTCACCAACTGTAATATAAAGCAAATCTTTAAACTGACCATAAGGCCCAAAATGTTTCTCTGCTAAAACGAAAGCATTCGTATCATTATCCAAATAAGTCCGTAAACCAAATTGCTGCTCAACTAATTGTTTTAAAGGAACATCACGCAGATCCAATTTTGTATTATAAGAAATTATCCCTTTCTTTGCATCGACAATCCCTGGAGTAATAATAGTAATACCGACACATCTATTCATATATTCTATTTTTTCAAGAAACTGCCTGATCAGTTCCAATACATGATCAATGACCGATTGTCCGAAAAGAAGATTGGTTGAATAGATTTCCTTTCGGCGTATTTCAGCCTCTAAATTCATTTCCGCAATCTTTATAAAAGAATTAGTAATGGAGACTCCAATTATAAAATGACTATTTGGATCAAAGCGCAGCAACACCGGTTTCCTGCCCCCATTTGATACACCAATCCCATCTTCACGAACGTAACCTTCATTCATCAGTTCATTAACAGCTGAAGTAACTGTAGTAGGACTAATATTAATCCGTTTCGCAATTTCGCTTCTAGAAATAGGGGCTTGTTTTCGAATTATATCTAAGATAATAGAACGGTTTATCTCTTGTATTAGTTTTAAGTCCCCAGTTCTTCTCATTAAGGTATACACCCCTAACATATTCATTTTTCAATACATACTTTTTCCATTGGCTTTATTAAGATAGGATGATTAGGACTTATCATTCGTGATAGTAGAAGTAAATCTTTGTGATTTGAAGTGTGGTTTATTCTTTAGGTAATGTTTTTCTAGTAGTATTTGTATAATCATGATGGGGAGAAGGATTTATTGATTCCATTTGTGGTATATCTTTTGATGAAGGATGAAACACTTTCTTTTTCCAATGAGTTTATTAAGTGGAATTTCTCCTTCATTATAAACAGCATGCGCTCTACTAATAAATGGATAAATATATCTATTTTCTTAATTTTCTAAAAAAATATAAAAATAAGCATTATAGTTCATCAGCCATGTATCTCCTTCGTATTCTTTCTCTAATTCTCATCCCCCTTTCGACCTTAACTAGGGTAAAAACCGAATTAATAAATTTGTGGATACCTAGTTACATATGGAATTGATTTCACAAAAGCTCAATTTCATCTTTTATCTCTGTGAGTGCAATATCTGTAAATAAATAACCTAGTGCATTAGTTTGCTGTTATTCTCTCAAACTTATTGTTTTATTTTAATAGCTCTGAAAAATACCTGACTTAAATTACAAGCAATGCAATAATTAAGGCGCTAATAGAATCGTTTCTGAATAAAACGAATTACATGAATGTCTAAATGCCTGTTTTTTCAAAAAAAACGAAATCCTAAATGATTTCTAGTATTTTAGCATCATAAAATTATTTAGACCATTTTTTAAAAGATTGTTCAACCGATTCAGAAATGTAAACACAATTACGATCCCGATGGACTCCTAACGTGTTATCTCAAATGCAACGTACTGTTTATATTCTAAAAATGCACTTCCGAGTGACTAAAGGTTACGAATCTATAGAAGAGTTTATTGCACAAAAACGAACGTTATGAACGGATCAAAGTATTAAGCTTTCTTTATACATCTACATGCTTTTAGAGGGATGTCTCTTATTGGAAGGCAATAATCACACCTATCTGCGGAGGTTTATACTAAAGTTTCCTATCGATAAATCACTTAAATTTATTACCCTTCTTACAATTACCCTCATAAAAATACATTTTCCAAGAAAATATATGATATATTGTCTTTTTTAACCGAAGGAGTGTTTTTTTGGATATTTACAGTTTATTGCTCTTTTCTTTATGTATCATATTTCCAGTGATACATCTGATTCATAGTTTGCCTTGTTTCAAAAGGCAGACTGAGAAGTTAAAGTCTCCTGCAAAAGAGGATAAGGGCATCAGCATTTTAATTCCCTGCTACAATGAACAGGGAATTATCGCCACTTCTATTTTTAGTATGAAATCTCTGTCCTACTCAGCGTATGATGTCATTTACATTAATGATGGGTCTACTGATGACACTATGCTTCTGATGAACAAATTCCTGCAGCTGAAGCCAAGCTCTAAGCAGCCGCTTAGAAAAATAGCCCACCAAAAGATTCTGGGATTCTATCAATCTGAGCTTTACCCGAATATTTATGTAATTGATAAAGTGAATGGGGGGAAGGCAGACTCTTTAAACGCCGGAATTGAGTTTGCACAAAAAGAGCTGGTGATTACTCTTGATGCAGACACGATTTTGACAGATAAGGCGCTTCCTGTGGTGAATGATGCTTTTGAGGATGAGAACGTTGTTGCTGCAGGGGGAATGGTTCATGTGCTTCAGACGAAAACTGCTGAACCGTTGAAATCTTTATCTCTGCTTCGTGCAAATCTCCTTGTCAGCGTGCAAGCGCTCGACTTTCTTAAAGCCTTTTATATTACCAAAATGTCGCTTGCCCGCTTCCATGCTTTAGCGATCATTTCAGGTGCTTTTGGCATATTTAAAAAGCAAGTGCTGATCGAAGTCGGAGGATTTAGAACGACGATAGGAGAGGATATTGATATTACCTTGCGTATCCATAGACATATTTCCAATCATAAAAAGAAGAAAATTATCTTCATACCTGAAGCGGTCTGCTATACGGAGCTTCCGGAAAATTGGAAGGATTTATTTAAGCAGCGGATCCGCTGGCAAAAAGCCTTTATCGATTGCGTCATTCATTTCAGGGGATTTCTGGGAAAAACCCTGTTTAAGAAACCTGTTTCTTTCTTTTATTTGATCGAATCCTTCCTGGCGGGAACGATTGCAGCTTATGTAATGACTGGATTAATTGTTGTAAACGGAATGATTCATCCCCCATCTTCCTATTTGGACTACTTTTTGTTTTTTTCCATTTACATTGTGATATTCGGTTTGATATATGATCTAGCTGCTGTTCGAATGAGCAGACATTATGGCATTTCTTTTAAAAAGAGAGAAATTCCGAAATTGCTGGCGGCGATTCTTTTTGACGTACTGATCTACCGACTCGCCACGATGATATTCATTATGTACGGCAGCATTGCCTATTTCTTCAATCAGAATTGGAATAAGGTTGAGAGAACAGGCAGGGATTATCAGACTGATTCAGAAACAGCAGCTTAATAACAAAAAAAGGTGTCAAACCGGCACCTTTATTTCAGTTTAAATTCCTGCAGCCTCTTATTCTCAAGCTCTGCGACATACAAGTTCCACTCTGATCTACCGCTATATCATGCGGAATCTTCAATTCGCCTTCTACTTCCAAAACGCTACAGGATATTGCCTTTTTTATCAAGGACATGACTCTGCTTGTGAGGTTTTCCTTCGCTCCGTTCAAGAAATCTCCGCCGTTCACTACATATACTTTTTGCTACTCCTCTTGCTTCACCGGACAGCCGGATCACTTTCTGCATGCAGCCAGTCCTGAGTTGCCTGATTGACCAGCACCTGCTTTCCCAAATCCTCTGCCTGTGAGGTGACGGAGTTAATATAGATGGAGTATTGCTCCATCATTTCGACTGTTGAATCTTTTGTCTGATCTTCAATAACGGATGTAAACCATGCCGGAATTAGAAACGATAAAACAAGAAATGGAACGGTCAGGAGAATGGTAAAAATGATGAACAAGCGATTTCTCAGAGAATAAAACATGGAGCCTCCCGGGAACTTTTCAAAAGTTTCTGCTAGTTCTATTTCCTTAAAGTATAATACAAACCGGGGATGCCTGATTTGTATTTTTATAAACAATCCGTTTGGTAAAAAACGTCGGAAGTTAGACATCATTCCGTAAAAAAAGAAAAAAAAGCAGCTTAAAAGCAAGCTGCCTTTTTCCTCTTATTTCCGAATCCAAACCGCTCCAGCAGAGTTATCCTTCGCTTCGCCTACAACCTGGAATTTCAAGCCGTAGTTTGGAACTTTGCGTCCTGCGTCTGGAATGACTTCATTCATGTATGATCTTGAGTCATCGAAGAATGTAACTCCCTTTAAACCGTTGTAGCTGTATTCGCCGCGTGTTGGGCTGTTTACGTACCATGATGCAGATTTGTCATATGAGAATGCTGCGTCTGCGATTTGGTAGCGTGTTGATTGTGTTGTTGTCAGTTTTCCGTCTAGCAATCCGTATAATGGCTGCGGATGAGAGTCAACGACTCCAAGGAATCCTTCACCAGGATGCTTGCCAACCCAGTTGTCTGTGTAGCTGTCATCTGCATACCAGACAACCATGCCAGTATTGTATTTAGGTCCGCGGGAGAACGCTAATGCATTGTCAGATCCTGAGTAGTTTCTCCACTCAAGGTAGTAATGGTGCTTTGCAAGGTATGTTCCGTCGAATGCTTTGAAGCCATCTAATGTAAATTTAGACGTTCCTTCTGCATCGTCGCTGAAAACTTGCTCGCCATCAGCTGTAAGGACTGCGTTGTCTAAAGCAAACCCTTCAGGTGCAAGGCCGCCGTCTGTTAAGTAATCAAATACTAACTTTACTTTTTTGCCGGCAAATTCACTAAGGTCATAGGATTTGTCAATCCATTTTCCTTTTGTTGTTCCTTTAGTAGCGTCGCCATCTGTTACATCGCCGCCTAAGATTTCAAGAACTTTGGTGCCATCTGCTGTCTCTGCTTTTACGGTTAATGAGTCGCATGCGCAGCCGTATTCAATGTTATAGTTTGTTTTGTAAGTGAATGTAGCGCTTGTTTTTCCTGTTAAATCAAATTCAGGTGTTTCCATCACAGTGTGAACGTTATCGCCCTTTGTACTGTGATAGTATTTTTCCCCAAATTCAGGCTGAATTGTACTTTTCACTTGTTTCTCAGGAAGGTTTACTTTAACGATTCCTGGATTGTTTGATTTTGTGACACTTTGGTCGAGGAAAGTTGCTGTTCCTTCAGCTGTCACATCTTTGTAGTCAATTTCCTGGATGTTCGCCCAGTTTCCGCCCATAACTGTCTGGAAGTATTCTTTGTTTTGCGGGGAGAAGCTTGTCGGTTCTGTCCCTGCCGTTTGTCCATTCCAGCTTCCTCCGCTCATGATTGACCATGAAGCAACAGGCTCGCCGTTACCGCTGTACTGCGTGTCATATTCGTCAGGAAGACCTAAATCGTGACCGAATTCATGTGCGAATACACCGACTGCACCATCTTCTGGCTGGATCGTGTAGTCAAATGCAGCCATTTGTCCACCCCAATAAGGTACTTCTGCTTTTGTACCTTCAACTTTGTATACCCCGTCCAATGTCCAGCGGTGAGACCAGATTGCATTATTGCCCAATTTACCGCCGCCGGCTTCTTGTCCAGTTCCTGCATGTACAATCATAAGATGGTCAACAAGTCCGTCCGGCTCATTTTGATTGCTGTCTCCATCTAAATCATATAAATCGAACTTGTCATATTCAGCGAGGTCCATTCCAGATGCAGCTGCCGCATCCAGTGTATCTTTTACAAGGTCGCGAGGTCCAAGCGGTGCCAGGTTGTCATGGCCTCCAGCCGCATTGTCATCTCCATAATCAGCGGCTTTGCCCGCAACAGTCAGCCATTCAGAGACTGTGCCGTCAACTGTATAGCTTCCGCCTGATTGCTCTTCATAATATTGCTTGAATGTAGGTACTTTTTTACCGTCTAAAAGCTGAAACGGCTTGTCTCCGAAAAGCATTTTTTCATAATGTTCTTTGCTGAAATCATTCGAATACATGTAGCCATCTTCTTTGACAATATTGTTATGTTTGAAATCTTCAAACTCGACAAGCAAAATTAGGACTTTGTCTTCTCTTACAGTCCCATTGTATTCAGACTGCTTTGCCGGCTTTACATTTACAAAGTCGTCTTTTTTGCTTTTATCCAGCTTTTCATGACCTTTACTTAATTCCTTTGTCAGCTGTTCTTTCTGCTTTGTTAAGAAATCCTTTGATTTCATATCCATGTCCACTTTTGCCTCTTGATCATCTTCATGGAGATTTACTGTCGGTTTTTCGCCTTGCTTTTCCTCAATATATTTTTTCACGGCTGCAGCGACTTCCTTGTCACTTGCTTTTTGCGGAATGAGTCCTTGTTTTTTTAATGCATTTGCCAGGCGGTCTTCATTGATAATGTTCAGATCAATTGGTGCAGACAATGCTG contains these protein-coding regions:
- a CDS encoding ROK family transcriptional regulator, which translates into the protein MRRTGDLKLIQEINRSIILDIIRKQAPISRSEIAKRINISPTTVTSAVNELMNEGYVREDGIGVSNGGRKPVLLRFDPNSHFIIGVSITNSFIKIAEMNLEAEIRRKEIYSTNLLFGQSVIDHVLELIRQFLEKIEYMNRCVGITIITPGIVDAKKGIISYNTKLDLRDVPLKQLVEQQFGLRTYLDNDTNAFVLAEKHFGPYGQFKDLLYITVGDGLGSGLMINGSIYRGHKGSSGELGHTTVDRGSGVRCECGNVGCLESYVRWPAIYSKILSAIMTRGQQTKIQELVPEDISQITPAIFIKALNMGDELCLKILDEVVSYLAAGIINYIHLFNPEVIILGGEIVQGNPIFLEAIHQHVSRHVIPVLREDITIRPTTLGTEFEMLGAAAVLLQEKFQSPVI
- a CDS encoding glycosyltransferase, with the protein product MDIYSLLLFSLCIIFPVIHLIHSLPCFKRQTEKLKSPAKEDKGISILIPCYNEQGIIATSIFSMKSLSYSAYDVIYINDGSTDDTMLLMNKFLQLKPSSKQPLRKIAHQKILGFYQSELYPNIYVIDKVNGGKADSLNAGIEFAQKELVITLDADTILTDKALPVVNDAFEDENVVAAGGMVHVLQTKTAEPLKSLSLLRANLLVSVQALDFLKAFYITKMSLARFHALAIISGAFGIFKKQVLIEVGGFRTTIGEDIDITLRIHRHISNHKKKKIIFIPEAVCYTELPENWKDLFKQRIRWQKAFIDCVIHFRGFLGKTLFKKPVSFFYLIESFLAGTIAAYVMTGLIVVNGMIHPPSSYLDYFLFFSIYIVIFGLIYDLAAVRMSRHYGISFKKREIPKLLAAILFDVLIYRLATMIFIMYGSIAYFFNQNWNKVERTGRDYQTDSETAA
- a CDS encoding immune inhibitor A; amino-acid sequence: MAASLFAPAAFAKEPVPTDVQTALSAPIDLNIINEDRLANALKKQGLIPQKASDKEVAAAVKKYIEEKQGEKPTVNLHEDDQEAKVDMDMKSKDFLTKQKEQLTKELSKGHEKLDKSKKDDFVNVKPAKQSEYNGTVREDKVLILLVEFEDFKHNNIVKEDGYMYSNDFSKEHYEKMLFGDKPFQLLDGKKVPTFKQYYEEQSGGSYTVDGTVSEWLTVAGKAADYGDDNAAGGHDNLAPLGPRDLVKDTLDAAAASGMDLAEYDKFDLYDLDGDSNQNEPDGLVDHLMIVHAGTGQEAGGGKLGNNAIWSHRWTLDGVYKVEGTKAEVPYWGGQMAAFDYTIQPEDGAVGVFAHEFGHDLGLPDEYDTQYSGNGEPVASWSIMSGGSWNGQTAGTEPTSFSPQNKEYFQTVMGGNWANIQEIDYKDVTAEGTATFLDQSVTKSNNPGIVKVNLPEKQVKSTIQPEFGEKYYHSTKGDNVHTVMETPEFDLTGKTSATFTYKTNYNIEYGCACDSLTVKAETADGTKVLEILGGDVTDGDATKGTTKGKWIDKSYDLSEFAGKKVKLVFDYLTDGGLAPEGFALDNAVLTADGEQVFSDDAEGTSKFTLDGFKAFDGTYLAKHHYYLEWRNYSGSDNALAFSRGPKYNTGMVVWYADDSYTDNWVGKHPGEGFLGVVDSHPQPLYGLLDGKLTTTQSTRYQIADAAFSYDKSASWYVNSPTRGEYSYNGLKGVTFFDDSRSYMNEVIPDAGRKVPNYGLKFQVVGEAKDNSAGAVWIRK